From a single Brassica rapa cultivar Chiifu-401-42 chromosome A01, CAAS_Brap_v3.01, whole genome shotgun sequence genomic region:
- the LOC103835202 gene encoding monothiol glutaredoxin-S10 gives MDVVARLASQSAVVIFSKSTCCMSHAIKRLFYEQGVSPAIVEIDQEMYGKDIEWSLARLGCSPPVPAVFVGGKFVGTANTVMTLHLDGSLKRLLKEAGALWL, from the coding sequence ATGGATGTGGTAGCAAGACTAGCGTCACAAAGTGCAGTGGTGATATTTAGCAAGAGTACGTGCTGCATGTCTCATGCAATTAAACGGTTGTTTTATGAGCAAGGAGTAAGCCCTGCGATTGTCGAGATCGATCAGGAAATGTACGGTAAAGATATCGAATGGTCTTTGGCCCGGTTAGGATGCAGCCCTCCAGTTCCCGCAGTGTTTGTCGGAGGGAAATTCGTTGGTACGGCTAATACCGTCATGACTCTTCATCTTGATGGGTCATTGAAAAGGTTGCTCAAGGAAGCTGGTGCCTTGTGGCTTTAG
- the LOC103835180 gene encoding uncharacterized protein LOC103835180 isoform X1, which produces MFPFARAPTVVLWDTFDFPIIPKDDFTAVFLITKSALEEKGITSRIYGGVNFRAIVGDTTEYHGFPIFWIDKAKDKDDRLWSIITFLLAQANYYLKGETFLNLLLVVGDVSEHEGFQRTIRLLNSRSKFNVLLAQPPPQNASSSSGEEELFDKDWLCSRLAAGEQLINKLGIGKTFEPPLKLIPSHQVALTSHQVALPSHQVATKLSFAKPLCLSKHMAERARTCVFWDTVAYPLPAGLHSNDVLQNIEDALSERGYSGRVSVTAFLNDHPSPPGFTGCYVSYLNDGERDARHWQIALHLLAAARRTRIEPLNHMLLMGDISGHIELLRTIYLLNLRFSYNVILTQPPPENSSSGEPLGKDWLCSSLSAGDKLLSQIEQKLIMSTVVQPLTPWQERYKAATTVVFWDLVDCPVPVGRTAVVASQIIRSAFEKMSYCGTVTIHAFGEVSNLDPLVSELRDVEYHNENTPTPSGVFLEDMNPSRIRFHHTPTPTPTPTPTPTGVFFEDMNPSGIVFHHTPTAHKDARREMMRDELRDWALGNDAPTNVMAILRDTSEDKIFTGYLDVLRSINYNVVIAQPQNVLGQLFDLEWLCSRLGDRFLPRTRNPASYDKSRFR; this is translated from the exons ATGTTTCCCTTCGCCC GTGCACCGACAGTCGTGTTGTGGGACACTTTTGATTTCCCCATCATCCCTAAAGATGATTTCACTGCAGTTTTTCTGATCACTAAATCGGCTCTTGAAGAAAAGGGTATTACTAGTCGTATTTATGGTGGCGTCAATTTCAGGGCTATTGTTGGTGACACGACCGAGTATCATGGATTTCCTATCTTTTGGATAGACAAAG CTAAGGACAAAGATGATAGACTTTGGAGCATCATTACATTCTTACTTGCTCAGGCGAATTATTATTTAAAGGGAGAAACATTCTTGAATTTGTTGCTAGTCGTGGGAGACGTATCTGAACACGAGGGGTTTCAGAGGACTATTCGCTTATTAAATTCCAGAAGCAAATTCAATGTTCTTCTAGCACAGCCTCCTCCTCAAAATGCAAGCTCATCATCAGGAGAGGAGGAGCTTTTTGACAAAGACTGGCTCTGCTCCCGCCTTGCAGCTGGAGAACAACTTATCAACAAGTTGGGCATAGGGAAAACCTTTGAACCACCTTTGAAACTTATTCCTTCTCATCAGGTTGCTCTTACTTCTCATCAGGTTGCTCTTCCTTCTCACCAGGTTGCTACTAAGTTGTCATTTGCAAAGCCATTATGCCTTAGTAAACATATGG CCGAGAGAGCAAGAACATGCGTCTTCTGGGACACTGTGGCTTACCCACTCCCTGCTGGTCTCCATTCTAATGATGTTTTGCAAAACATTGAAGATGCTCTTTCTGAAAGGGGTTATTCTGGCCGTGTCTCAGTCACGGCTTTTCTCAATGATCACCCCTCCCCCCCAGGCTTTACTGGATGTTACGTCTCTTACCTAAATGATG GAGAGAGAGATGCGCGCCATTGGCAGATTGCACTGCACTTGCTTGCTGCTGCTCGTCGCACTAGGATTGAGCCATTAAATCATATGCTACTCATGGGAGACATCTCAGGACACATTGAGCTCTTAAGGACTATCTACTTGTTGAATTTGAGATTTTCCTACAATGTTATCTTAACACAGCCTCCTCCTGAAAACTCATCATCAGGAGAGCCACTTGGTAAGGACTGGCTCTGCTCAAGCCTCTCAGCTGGAGACAAACTTCTCAGCCAAATCGAACAAAAATTAATCATGAGCACAGTTGTACAACCTTTGACTCCTTGGCAG GAGCGATACAAAGCTGCAACCACGGTCGTGTTCTGGGACCTTGTGGATTGCCCAGTACCTGTTGGTCGCACTGCTGTTGTGGCTTCACAGATCATTAGATCGGCCTTTGAAAAAATGAGTTATTGTGGCACTGTTACCATCCATGCTTTTGGCGAAGTGAGTAATCTGGATCCGCTTGTTTCAGAACTAAGAGATGTGGAGTATCATAATGAAAACACACCCACACCCTCAGGTGTATTCCTTGAAGATATGAATCCATCCAGAATCAGGTTTCATCACACACCCACACCCACACCCACACCCACACCCACACCCACAGGTGTATTCTTTGAAGATATGAATCCATCCGGAATCGTGTTTCATCACACACCCACAG CACATAAAGACGCTAGACGTGAGATGATGCGTGATGAATTACGCGACTGGGCACTTGGTAATGATGCTCCAACAAATGTGATGGCTATCTTACGAGACACCTCTGAAGACAAGATCTTTACCGGTTATCTTGACGTATTGAGATCGATAAATTATAATGTTGTCATAGCACAGCCTCAGAACGTGTTAGGCCAGCTTTTCGATTTGGAATGGCTTTGCTCAAGACTTGGAGACAGATTTCTCCCTCGAACGAGAAATCCAGCCTCCTACGATAAATCCCGATTTCGTTAG
- the LOC117127077 gene encoding uncharacterized protein LOC117127077, protein MSSVSRGGLSEFIWPSVAVVSGRVKLKDKTVSSRTADGGETASDRRKRRKWTPADDILLISLWFNKSTDPVVGNEQKSGTFWKRIAAYFAASPRVAGCEEREANHCKQRWHMINDLVCKFCGAYEAATREKASGQNENDVVKHAHTIFYNNYNKKFTLEHAWNELRNDQKWCALKTAKKDVSSKNRKCEDGADSETSQSTENKRPPGVKASKASGYCSSDAEWSAPVMQSGEFLSCRRNEQAIVHAYYRLSNEVPFFRQTQDVTGRLGLSTLQKCTAAIRVLAYGSALDAVDEYLRLGETTARLCVENFVEAVIDLFGDEYLRRPTSDDLQRLLYIGELLGFPGMIGSIDCMHWEWKNCPTV, encoded by the exons ATGAGTTCAGTTTCAAGGGGAGGATTATCTGAGTTCATATGGCCATCAGTTGCTGTTGTCAGTGGTCGAGTAAAGTTGAAGGATAAGACTGTTTCATCAA GAACCGCAGATGGTGGCGAGACAGCTTCAGATCGTAGAAAGCGAAGGAAGTGGACGCCGGCTGATGATATCTTGCTCATCAGCTTGTGGTTTAACAAGAGCACGGATCCTGTGGTTGGCAACGAACAAAAATCAGGAACATTTTGGAAAAGAATTGCCGCATACTTTGCGGCAAGTCCTCGGGTTGCTGGCTGCGAAGAGAGGGAGGCTAACCATTGCAAGCAGCGTTGGCACATGATCAATGACCTTGTGTGCAAGTTCTGCGGTGCGTATGAAGCTGCTACCAGAGAGAAAGCTAGCGGCCAGAACGAGAATGATGTTGTGAAACATGCTCATACAATATTCTACAACAACTACAACAAGAAATTTACTTTGGAACACGCTTGGAATGAACTACGCAACGACCAGAAGTGGTGCGCCTTGAAGACTGCTAAAAAGGATGTAAGCTCGAAGAATAGGAAGTGTGAGGATGGAGCTGATTCAGAGACCTCTCAATCTACAGAGAACAAGCGTCCCCCGGGTGTGAAGGCCTCAAAGGCAAGTG GTTATTGTTCTTCTGATGCAGAGTGGAGTGCTCCTGTGATGCAGAGTGGAGAGTTCTTGTCGTGTCGTCGA aatgaacaagccattgttcATGCGTATTACCGCCTCTCCAATGAAGTTCCATTCTTCCGTCAAACGCAAGACGTTACCGGAAGGCTTGGTCTCTCTACACTTCAAAAGTGTACGGCAGCAATTCGTGTCTTGGCATATGGTTCTGCGCTTGATGCGGTCGATGAATACCTCAGGCTCGGTGAAACCACAGCTCGGTTATGTGTGGAAAATTTTGTGGAAGCAGTAATAGATTTGTTCGGTGATGAGTACCTAAGGAGACCAACGTCGGATGATCTTCAACGTCTACTTTATATTGGAGAGCTTCTTGGGTTTCCCGGGATGATaggaagcatcgattgtatgcattgggagtggaagaattgtcccacCGTTTGA
- the LOC103835180 gene encoding uncharacterized protein LOC103835180 isoform X2 has product MFPFARAPTVVLWDTFDFPIIPKDDFTAVFLITKSALEEKGITSRIYGGVNFRAIVGDTTEYHGFPIFWIDKAKDKDDRLWSIITFLLAQANYYLKGETFLNLLLVVGDVSEHEGFQRTIRLLNSRSKFNVLLAQPPPQNASSSSGEEELFDKDWLCSRLAAGEQLINKLGIGKTFEPPLKLIPSHQVALTSHQVALPSHQVATKLSFAKPLCLSKHMAERARTCVFWDTVAYPLPAGLHSNDVLQNIEDALSERGYSGRVSVTAFLNDHPSPPGFTGCYVSYLNDGERDARHWQIALHLLAAARRTRIEPLNHMLLMGDISGHIELLRTIYLLNLRFSYNVILTQPPPENSSSGEPLGKDWLCSSLSAGDKLLSQIEQKLIMSTVVQPLTPWQERYKAATTVVFWDLVDCPVPVGRTAVVASQIIRSAFEKMSYCGTVTIHAFGEVSNLDPLVSELRDVEYHNENTPTPSGVFFEDMNPSGIVFHHTPTAHKDARREMMRDELRDWALGNDAPTNVMAILRDTSEDKIFTGYLDVLRSINYNVVIAQPQNVLGQLFDLEWLCSRLGDRFLPRTRNPASYDKSRFR; this is encoded by the exons ATGTTTCCCTTCGCCC GTGCACCGACAGTCGTGTTGTGGGACACTTTTGATTTCCCCATCATCCCTAAAGATGATTTCACTGCAGTTTTTCTGATCACTAAATCGGCTCTTGAAGAAAAGGGTATTACTAGTCGTATTTATGGTGGCGTCAATTTCAGGGCTATTGTTGGTGACACGACCGAGTATCATGGATTTCCTATCTTTTGGATAGACAAAG CTAAGGACAAAGATGATAGACTTTGGAGCATCATTACATTCTTACTTGCTCAGGCGAATTATTATTTAAAGGGAGAAACATTCTTGAATTTGTTGCTAGTCGTGGGAGACGTATCTGAACACGAGGGGTTTCAGAGGACTATTCGCTTATTAAATTCCAGAAGCAAATTCAATGTTCTTCTAGCACAGCCTCCTCCTCAAAATGCAAGCTCATCATCAGGAGAGGAGGAGCTTTTTGACAAAGACTGGCTCTGCTCCCGCCTTGCAGCTGGAGAACAACTTATCAACAAGTTGGGCATAGGGAAAACCTTTGAACCACCTTTGAAACTTATTCCTTCTCATCAGGTTGCTCTTACTTCTCATCAGGTTGCTCTTCCTTCTCACCAGGTTGCTACTAAGTTGTCATTTGCAAAGCCATTATGCCTTAGTAAACATATGG CCGAGAGAGCAAGAACATGCGTCTTCTGGGACACTGTGGCTTACCCACTCCCTGCTGGTCTCCATTCTAATGATGTTTTGCAAAACATTGAAGATGCTCTTTCTGAAAGGGGTTATTCTGGCCGTGTCTCAGTCACGGCTTTTCTCAATGATCACCCCTCCCCCCCAGGCTTTACTGGATGTTACGTCTCTTACCTAAATGATG GAGAGAGAGATGCGCGCCATTGGCAGATTGCACTGCACTTGCTTGCTGCTGCTCGTCGCACTAGGATTGAGCCATTAAATCATATGCTACTCATGGGAGACATCTCAGGACACATTGAGCTCTTAAGGACTATCTACTTGTTGAATTTGAGATTTTCCTACAATGTTATCTTAACACAGCCTCCTCCTGAAAACTCATCATCAGGAGAGCCACTTGGTAAGGACTGGCTCTGCTCAAGCCTCTCAGCTGGAGACAAACTTCTCAGCCAAATCGAACAAAAATTAATCATGAGCACAGTTGTACAACCTTTGACTCCTTGGCAG GAGCGATACAAAGCTGCAACCACGGTCGTGTTCTGGGACCTTGTGGATTGCCCAGTACCTGTTGGTCGCACTGCTGTTGTGGCTTCACAGATCATTAGATCGGCCTTTGAAAAAATGAGTTATTGTGGCACTGTTACCATCCATGCTTTTGGCGAAGTGAGTAATCTGGATCCGCTTGTTTCAGAACTAAGAGATGTGGAGTATCATAATGAAAACACACCCACACCCTCAG GTGTATTCTTTGAAGATATGAATCCATCCGGAATCGTGTTTCATCACACACCCACAG CACATAAAGACGCTAGACGTGAGATGATGCGTGATGAATTACGCGACTGGGCACTTGGTAATGATGCTCCAACAAATGTGATGGCTATCTTACGAGACACCTCTGAAGACAAGATCTTTACCGGTTATCTTGACGTATTGAGATCGATAAATTATAATGTTGTCATAGCACAGCCTCAGAACGTGTTAGGCCAGCTTTTCGATTTGGAATGGCTTTGCTCAAGACTTGGAGACAGATTTCTCCCTCGAACGAGAAATCCAGCCTCCTACGATAAATCCCGATTTCGTTAG